One genomic segment of Mastomys coucha isolate ucsf_1 unplaced genomic scaffold, UCSF_Mcou_1 pScaffold22, whole genome shotgun sequence includes these proteins:
- the Fgfr3 gene encoding fibroblast growth factor receptor 3 isoform X3: MVVPACVLVFCVAVVAGATSEPPGPEQRVGRRAAEVPGPEPSQQEQVAFGIGDTVELSCHPPGGAPTGPTVWAKDGAGLVASHRILVGPQRLQVLNASHEDAGVYSCQHRLTRRVLCHFSVRVTDAPSSGDDEDGEDVAEDTGAPYWTRPERMDKKLLAVPAANTVRFRCPAAGNPTPSISWLKNGKEFRGEHRIGGIKLRHQQWSLVMESVVPSDRGNYTCVVENKFGSIRQTYTLDVLERSPHRPILQAGLPANQTAILGSDVEFHCKVYSDAQPHIQWLKHVEVNGSKVGPDGTPYVTVLKSWISENVEADARLRLANVSERDGGEYLCRATNFIGVAEKAFWLRVHGPQAAEEELMEADEAGSVYAGVLSYGVGFFLFILAVAAVTLCRLRSPPKKGLGSPTVQKVSRFPLKRQVSLESNSSMNSNAPLLRITRQSTEGPALANVSELELPADPKWELSRTRLTLGKPLGEGCFGQVVMAEAIGIDKDRTAKPVTVAVKMLKDDATDKDLSDLVSEMEMMKMIGKHKNIINLLGACTQGGPLYVLVEYAAKGNLREFLRARRPPGMDYSFDACRLPEEQLTCKDLVSCAYQVARGMEYLASQKCIHRDLAARNVLVTEDNVMKIADFGLARDVHNLDYYKKTTNGRLPVKWMAPEALFDRVYTHQSDVWSFGVLLWEIFTLGGSPYPGIPVEELFKLLKEGHRMDKPANCTHDLYMIMRECWHAVPSQRPTFKQLVEDLDRILTVTSTDEYLDLSVPFEQYSPSGQDTPSSSSSGDDSVFTHDLLPPGPPTPRGTSDVKGQQSHRPSPSQCLRGP; encoded by the exons ATGGTAGTCCCGGCCTGCGTGCTAGTGTTCTGCGTGGCGGTCGTGGCTGGAGCTACTTCCGAGCCTCCCGGTCCAGAGCAGCGAGTTGGGCGGAGAGCGGCAG AGGTTCCAGGGCCTGAACCTAGCCAGCAGGAGCAGGTGGCCTTTGGCATTGGGGACACCGTGGAGCTGAGCTGCCATCCACCTGGAGGTGCCCCCACAGGACCCACTGTCTGGGCTAAGGATGGTGCAGGACTGGTGGCCTCTCACCGCATCCTGGTGGGGCCTCAGAGGCTGCAAGTGCTAAATGCCTCCCATGAGGACGCAGGGGTCTACAGCTGCCAGCACCGGCTCACGAGGCGTGTGCTGTGCCACTTCAGTGTGCGTGTGACAG ATGCTCCATCCTCAGGAGATGATGAAGATGGGGAGGACGTGGCTGAAGACACAG GGGCTCCTTATTGGACTCGCCCGGAGCGTATGGATAAGAAACTACTGGCTGTGCCAGCTGCAAACACTGTTCGTTTCCGCTGCCCAGCTGCTGGCAACCCTACCCCCTCCATCTCCTGGCTGAAGAATGGCAAAGAATTCCGAGGGGAGCATCGCATTGGGGGCATCAAA CTTCGGCACCAGCAGTGGAGCTTGGTCATGGAAAGTGTGGTGCCCTCTGATCGTGGCAACTATACCTGCGTGGTTGAGAACAAGTTTGGCAGCATCCGGCAGACGTACACCCTGGATGTGCTGG AGCGCTCCCCACACCGGCCCATCCTGCAGGCTGGTCTGCCGGCCAACCAGACAGCCATTCTGGGCAGCGACGTGGAGTTCCACTGCAAGGTGTACAGCGATGCACAGCCGCACATCCAGTGGCTGAAGCATGTGGAAGTGAATGGCAGCAAGGTGGGCCCTGACGGCACACCCTACGTCACTGTACTCAAG TCCTGGATCAGTGAGAATGTGGAGGCAGACGCACGCCTCCGCCTGGCCAATGTGTCGGAGCGGGACGGGGGCGAGTACCTCTGTCGAGCCACCAATTTCATAGGCGTGGCTGAGAAGGCCTTTTGGCTGCGTGTTCACGGGCCCCAAGCAG CTGAAGAGGAGCTGATGGAAGCTGATGAGGCTGGCAGCGTGTACGCGGGTGTCCTCAGCTACGGGGTgggcttcttcctcttcatcctggCGGTGGCAGCTGTGACACTCTGCCGCCTGCGCAGTCCCCCAAAGAAGGGCCTGGGCTCGCCCACCGTGCAGAAAGTCTCTCGCTTCCCGCTTAAGCGACAG GTGTCCTTGGAATCTAACTCCTCTATGAACTCCAATGCACCCCTTCTCCGGATTACCCGGCAGTCCACAGAAGGTCCTGCTCTGGCCAATGTTTCTGAACTCGAGCTGCCTGCTGACCCCAAGTGGGAGCTATCCAGGACCCG GCTGACGCTTGGTAAGCCTCTTGGAGAAGGCTGCTTTGGACAGGTTGTCAtggcagaagctattggcattgaCAAGGACCGCACTGCCAAGCCTGTCACTGTGGCTGTGAAGATGCTgaaag ATGATGCCACTGACAAAGACCTGTCGGACCTGGTATCTGAGATGGAGATGATGAAAATGAttggcaagcacaagaacatcaTTAACCTGCTGGGGGCCTGCACACAGGGTG GGCCCTTGTATGTGCTGGTGGAGTACGCAGCCAAGGGCAATCTACGGGAGTTTCTCCGGGCGCGGCGGCCTCCAGGCATGGACTACTCCTTTGATGCCTGCAGGCTTCCAGAAGAACAGCTTACCTGCAAGGATCTAGTGTCCTGTGCCTACCAGGTGGCACGGGGCATGGAATACTTGGCTTCCCAGAAG TGTATTCACAGAGACTTGGCTGCCAGAAATGTCCTGGTGACAGAGGACAATGTGATGAAGATTGCAGACTTTGGCCTGGCCCGAGATGTCCACAACCTGGACTACTACAAGAAGACCACAAAT GGCCGGCTACCTGTGAAGTGGATGGCACCAGAGGCCCTTTTTGACCGAGTCTACACCCACCAGAGTGATGT CTGGTCCTTTGGTGTCCTCCTCTGGGAGATCTTTACGCTGGGCGGCTCACCATATCCTGGCATCCCAGTGGAAGAGCTTTTCAAGCTGTTGAAAGAGGGCCACCGCATGGACAAGCCAGCCAACTGCACACATGATCT GTACATGATCATGCGGGAATGTTGGCATGCAGTGCCTTCACAGAGGCCCACCTTCAAGCAGTTGGTAGAGGATTTAGACCGCATCCTCACTGTGACATCAACTGAC GAGTACTTGGACCTCTCTGTGCCATTTGAGCAGTACTCACCAAGTGGCCAGGACACTCCTAGCTCCAGCTCCTCCGGGGATGACTCTGTGTTCACCCATGACCTGCTACCCCCAGGCCCACCCACACCACGGGGGACCTCGGACGTGAAGGGCCAACAGTCCCACAGACCAAGCCCCAGCCAATGTTTACGCGGACCCTAG
- the Fgfr3 gene encoding fibroblast growth factor receptor 3 isoform X2 — translation MVVPACVLVFCVAVVAGATSEPPGPEQRVGRRAAEVPGPEPSQQEQVAFGIGDTVELSCHPPGGAPTGPTVWAKDGAGLVASHRILVGPQRLQVLNASHEDAGVYSCQHRLTRRVLCHFSVRVTDAPSSGDDEDGEDVAEDTGAPYWTRPERMDKKLLAVPAANTVRFRCPAAGNPTPSISWLKNGKEFRGEHRIGGIKLRHQQWSLVMESVVPSDRGNYTCVVENKFGSIRQTYTLDVLERSPHRPILQAGLPANQTAILGSDVEFHCKVYSDAQPHIQWLKHVEVNGSKVGPDGTPYVTVLKSWISENVEADARLRLANVSERDGGEYLCRATNFIGVAEKAFWLRVHGPQAAEEELMEADEAGSVYAGVLSYGVGFFLFILAVAAVTLCRLRSPPKKGLGSPTVQKVSRFPLKRQQVSLESNSSMNSNAPLLRITRQSTEGPALANVSELELPADPKWELSRTRLTLGKPLGEGCFGQVVMAEAIGIDKDRTAKPVTVAVKMLKDDATDKDLSDLVSEMEMMKMIGKHKNIINLLGACTQGGPLYVLVEYAAKGNLREFLRARRPPGMDYSFDACRLPEEQLTCKDLVSCAYQVARGMEYLASQKCIHRDLAARNVLVTEDNVMKIADFGLARDVHNLDYYKKTTNGRLPVKWMAPEALFDRVYTHQSDVWSFGVLLWEIFTLGGSPYPGIPVEELFKLLKEGHRMDKPANCTHDLYMIMRECWHAVPSQRPTFKQLVEDLDRILTVTSTDEYLDLSVPFEQYSPSGQDTPSSSSSGDDSVFTHDLLPPGPPTPRGTSDVKGQQSHRPSPSQCLRGP, via the exons ATGGTAGTCCCGGCCTGCGTGCTAGTGTTCTGCGTGGCGGTCGTGGCTGGAGCTACTTCCGAGCCTCCCGGTCCAGAGCAGCGAGTTGGGCGGAGAGCGGCAG AGGTTCCAGGGCCTGAACCTAGCCAGCAGGAGCAGGTGGCCTTTGGCATTGGGGACACCGTGGAGCTGAGCTGCCATCCACCTGGAGGTGCCCCCACAGGACCCACTGTCTGGGCTAAGGATGGTGCAGGACTGGTGGCCTCTCACCGCATCCTGGTGGGGCCTCAGAGGCTGCAAGTGCTAAATGCCTCCCATGAGGACGCAGGGGTCTACAGCTGCCAGCACCGGCTCACGAGGCGTGTGCTGTGCCACTTCAGTGTGCGTGTGACAG ATGCTCCATCCTCAGGAGATGATGAAGATGGGGAGGACGTGGCTGAAGACACAG GGGCTCCTTATTGGACTCGCCCGGAGCGTATGGATAAGAAACTACTGGCTGTGCCAGCTGCAAACACTGTTCGTTTCCGCTGCCCAGCTGCTGGCAACCCTACCCCCTCCATCTCCTGGCTGAAGAATGGCAAAGAATTCCGAGGGGAGCATCGCATTGGGGGCATCAAA CTTCGGCACCAGCAGTGGAGCTTGGTCATGGAAAGTGTGGTGCCCTCTGATCGTGGCAACTATACCTGCGTGGTTGAGAACAAGTTTGGCAGCATCCGGCAGACGTACACCCTGGATGTGCTGG AGCGCTCCCCACACCGGCCCATCCTGCAGGCTGGTCTGCCGGCCAACCAGACAGCCATTCTGGGCAGCGACGTGGAGTTCCACTGCAAGGTGTACAGCGATGCACAGCCGCACATCCAGTGGCTGAAGCATGTGGAAGTGAATGGCAGCAAGGTGGGCCCTGACGGCACACCCTACGTCACTGTACTCAAG TCCTGGATCAGTGAGAATGTGGAGGCAGACGCACGCCTCCGCCTGGCCAATGTGTCGGAGCGGGACGGGGGCGAGTACCTCTGTCGAGCCACCAATTTCATAGGCGTGGCTGAGAAGGCCTTTTGGCTGCGTGTTCACGGGCCCCAAGCAG CTGAAGAGGAGCTGATGGAAGCTGATGAGGCTGGCAGCGTGTACGCGGGTGTCCTCAGCTACGGGGTgggcttcttcctcttcatcctggCGGTGGCAGCTGTGACACTCTGCCGCCTGCGCAGTCCCCCAAAGAAGGGCCTGGGCTCGCCCACCGTGCAGAAAGTCTCTCGCTTCCCGCTTAAGCGACAG CAGGTGTCCTTGGAATCTAACTCCTCTATGAACTCCAATGCACCCCTTCTCCGGATTACCCGGCAGTCCACAGAAGGTCCTGCTCTGGCCAATGTTTCTGAACTCGAGCTGCCTGCTGACCCCAAGTGGGAGCTATCCAGGACCCG GCTGACGCTTGGTAAGCCTCTTGGAGAAGGCTGCTTTGGACAGGTTGTCAtggcagaagctattggcattgaCAAGGACCGCACTGCCAAGCCTGTCACTGTGGCTGTGAAGATGCTgaaag ATGATGCCACTGACAAAGACCTGTCGGACCTGGTATCTGAGATGGAGATGATGAAAATGAttggcaagcacaagaacatcaTTAACCTGCTGGGGGCCTGCACACAGGGTG GGCCCTTGTATGTGCTGGTGGAGTACGCAGCCAAGGGCAATCTACGGGAGTTTCTCCGGGCGCGGCGGCCTCCAGGCATGGACTACTCCTTTGATGCCTGCAGGCTTCCAGAAGAACAGCTTACCTGCAAGGATCTAGTGTCCTGTGCCTACCAGGTGGCACGGGGCATGGAATACTTGGCTTCCCAGAAG TGTATTCACAGAGACTTGGCTGCCAGAAATGTCCTGGTGACAGAGGACAATGTGATGAAGATTGCAGACTTTGGCCTGGCCCGAGATGTCCACAACCTGGACTACTACAAGAAGACCACAAAT GGCCGGCTACCTGTGAAGTGGATGGCACCAGAGGCCCTTTTTGACCGAGTCTACACCCACCAGAGTGATGT CTGGTCCTTTGGTGTCCTCCTCTGGGAGATCTTTACGCTGGGCGGCTCACCATATCCTGGCATCCCAGTGGAAGAGCTTTTCAAGCTGTTGAAAGAGGGCCACCGCATGGACAAGCCAGCCAACTGCACACATGATCT GTACATGATCATGCGGGAATGTTGGCATGCAGTGCCTTCACAGAGGCCCACCTTCAAGCAGTTGGTAGAGGATTTAGACCGCATCCTCACTGTGACATCAACTGAC GAGTACTTGGACCTCTCTGTGCCATTTGAGCAGTACTCACCAAGTGGCCAGGACACTCCTAGCTCCAGCTCCTCCGGGGATGACTCTGTGTTCACCCATGACCTGCTACCCCCAGGCCCACCCACACCACGGGGGACCTCGGACGTGAAGGGCCAACAGTCCCACAGACCAAGCCCCAGCCAATGTTTACGCGGACCCTAG